The Xyrauchen texanus isolate HMW12.3.18 chromosome 38, RBS_HiC_50CHRs, whole genome shotgun sequence genome window below encodes:
- the hspb6 gene encoding heat shock protein beta-6 has translation MDFDLPPLPVSGVPWERVLPPLFPRLNGTIGPYSWTPTELLIPVSEHTGAAQVTCDHNGFTVQVDVKHFNPEELLVKVVGDYVVVEGKHEQRKDGSGLVTRQFNRRYRIPIGVDIMALESAMSPEGMLVISAPLKPGENSRQLNLTGP, from the exons atggactTCGATTTGCCTCCTCTCCCGGTGAGCGGTGTCCCGTGGGAGAGGGTTCTGCCACCGTTATTTCCCCGGTTAAACGGGACGATTGGACCGTACTCGTGGACCCCGACCGAACTTCTCATCCCAGTTTCCGAGCACACCGGAGCAGCACAG GTTACCTGTGATCACAATGGATTTACTGTTCAGGTTGATGTGAAACACTTTAATCCTGAGGAGTTGCTGGTTAAAGTAGTGGGAGATTATGTTGTGGTGGAGGGAAAGCATGAACAAAGAAAG GATGGTTCAGGACTGGTGACGCGCCAGTTTAATCGGCGATATCGAATCCCAATTGGAGTGGACATCATGGCTCTGGAATCAGCTATGTCACCAGAAGGAATGCTTGTAATCTCCGCACCTCTGAAACCAGGGGAAAATTCCAGACAGTTGAATCTGACTGGACCATAA